In the Brassica napus cultivar Da-Ae chromosome A7, Da-Ae, whole genome shotgun sequence genome, one interval contains:
- the LOC106358263 gene encoding V-type proton ATPase subunit c2-like has product MASGFSGDETAPFFGFLGAAAALVFSCMGAAYGTAKSGVGVASMGVMRPELVMKSIVPVVMAGVLGIYGLIIAVIISTGINPKAKSYYLFDGYAHLSSGLACGLAGLSAGMAIGIVGDAGVRANAQQPKLFVGMILILIFAEALALYGLIVGIILSSRAGQSRAE; this is encoded by the exons ATGGCTTCAGGTTTCAGCGGCGATGAAACTGCTCCCTTCTTCGGATTCCTCGGCGCCGCCGCCGCTCTCGTTTTCTCCT GCATGGGAGCAGCGTACGGGACAGCAAAGAGCGGGGTCGGTGTGGCGTCGATGGGTGTGATGAGACCAGAGCTTGTAATGAAATCGATTGTTCCGGTCGTTATGGCTGGTGTGTTAGGTATCTACGGTCTCATCATTGCTGTCATCATCAGTACTGGAATCAACCCAAAGGCCAAGTCTTACTATCTCTTCGACGGCTACGCTCATCTCTCTTCCGGTCTCGCTTGTGGTCTCGCCGGTCTCTCCGCCGGTATGGCTATTGGCATCGTCGGCGATGCCGGTGTTAG AGCGAATGCACAACAGCCAAAGCTGTTTGTGGGAATGATTCTGATTCTCATCTTTGCTGAAGCACTTGCGCTGTACGGTCTCATTGTTGGTATCATCCTCTCTTCTCGTGCTGGTCAGTCTAGAGCCGAGTGA
- the LOC106356451 gene encoding endoglucanase 2, producing MHVHRHWDRSKGGEKMVAKSGSRCCCCCWFLGIIVVIAVVLAVVFTIRHRANHSDDVAPGSTDKKYADALKIAMQFFDIQKSGKLENNKIPWRGDSGLKDGSEASLDLSKGLYDAGDHMKFGFPMAFTATLLSWSILEYGDHMDSLDQLDPAKDSLKWTTDFLINAHPSPNVLYIQVGDPETDHKCWDRPETMSRKRTLTKIDADTPGTEVAAETAAAMAAASLVFKESDTKYSGTLLKHAKQLFDFADNNRASYSVNIPEVQSYYNSTGYGDELLWAASWLYHATEDKTYLDFVSKNGDEFGNFGSPTWFSWDNKLPGTHVLLSRLTFFKKGLSGSKGLEGYKETAEAVMCGLIPDSPTATSSRTDGGLIWVAEWNALQHPVSSAFLATLYSDYMLTSGVDKLSCGDTSFKPSDLRKFARSQADYMLGKNPETMSYLVGYGDKYPEFVHHRGASIPGDANTGCKDGFKWLNSEEPNPNVAYGALVGGPFLNETFIDARNNSMQNEPSTYNSALVVGLLSSLVTRSSSVESFK from the exons ATGCATGTCCATAGACATTGGGATCGATCCAAAGGAGGAGAAAAAATGGTGGCGAAATCAGGATCgagatgttgttgttgttgttggttcCTCGGGATCATCGTGGTGATCGCTGTAGTGCTCGCCGTCGTTTTCACCATCAGACATAGAGCAAACCATTCCGATGATGTCGCTCCTGGCTCCACTGATAAGAAGTACGCTGATGCTCTCAAGATCGCCATGCAGTTCTTCGATATTCAGAAAT CTGGTAAGCTGGAGAACAACAAAATACCTTGGAGAGGAGATTCAGGTCTTAAAGATGGAAGTGAAGCGAGTCTTGACCTTTCCAAAGGTTTATACGATGCTGGAGATCACATGAAGTTTGGCTTCCCTATGGCTTTCACTGCCACTCTTCTCTCCTGGTCCATTCTCGAGTACGGCGACCACATGGACTCCCTCGACCAACTTGATCCTGCTAAAGACTCTCTAAAGTGGACCACCGATTTCCTCATCAATGCCCATCCTTCTCCAAACGTCCTCTACATTCAG GTGGGAGATCCGGAGACTGATCATAAATGTTGGGATAGGCCAGAAACAATGTCAAGAAAGAGAACTCTCACCAAGATTGATGCAGATACTCCAGGGACTGAGGTTGCTgcagaaacagcagcagccatGGCTGCAGCATCTCTAGTCTTTAAAGAAAGTGATACCAAATATTCAGGCACGCTTCTCAAACACGCCAAGCAGTTGTTCGATTTCGCCGATAACAACAGGGCATCTTACAGTGTCAACATACCTGAGGTTCAGAGTTATTACAACTCCACAGGCTACGGAGATGAGCTTCTTTGGGCAGCTTCATGGTTGTACCATGCGACAGAGGACAAAACATACCTCGACTTTGTGTCTAAAAATGGAGATGAGTTTGGAAATTTTGGAAGTCCGACATGGTTTAGTTGGGACAACAAGCTTCCAGGAACACAC GTACTATTATCAAGATTAACCTTCTTCAAAAAGGGCCTATCAGGAAGCAAAGGACTTGAAGGTTATAAAGAAACAGCAGAAGCTGTCATGTGTGGGCTCATACCAGACTCTCCAACAGCTACATCTAGTAGAACTGATG gtgGTCTTATATGGGTTGCTGAATGGAATGCACTGCAACATCCTGTGTCCTCAGCATTTTTAGCCACACTTTACAGTGACTACATGCTCACATCCGGTGTTGATAAACTATCTTGTGGTGACACATCCTTTAAACCATCAGATCTCAGAAAATTCGCCAGATCCCAG GCTGATTACATGCTAGGGAAGAATCCAGAGACAATGAGCTATTTGGTGGGTTATGGTGATAAATATCCAGAGTTTGTGCATCATCGAGGAGCTTCGATACCAGGTGATGCAAACACAGGATGTAAAGATGGATTCAAGTGGCTTAACTCGGAGGAACCGAACCCTAACGTGGCTTATGGTGCACTTGTTGGTGGACCGTTTCTGAACGAGACGTTTATTGATGCGAGGAACAATTCAATGCAGAATGAGCCGAGTACTTATAACAGTGCGCTTGTGGTTGGTCTTTTGTCTAGTTTGGTTACTAGATCTTCATCGGTAGAATCTTTTAAATGA
- the LOC106356450 gene encoding uncharacterized protein LOC106356450, whose amino-acid sequence MYEHSEQQRVQEDNKNKTMSDPSGQSSTTTVGGDGGGGNSGGSGGSGSSFASQPQRAKVRKQVWAGVLSISSASSNK is encoded by the coding sequence ATGTATGAGCACTCTGAACAACAAAGAGTCCAAGAAGACAACAAGAACAAAACCATGAGTGATCCAAGCGGCCAATCTTCAACAACAACTGTCGGTGGAGACGGCGGTGGTGGTAATAGCGGCGGCAGCGGTGGAAGCGGTAGCTCGTTTGCTAGTCAGCCGCAGAGAGCAAAGGTGAGGAAGCAAGTGTGGGCTGGAGTTCTCAGTATCTCTTCCGCCTCCtctaacaaataa